The following proteins come from a genomic window of Phacochoerus africanus isolate WHEZ1 chromosome 9, ROS_Pafr_v1, whole genome shotgun sequence:
- the TEAD3 gene encoding transcriptional enhancer factor TEF-5 isoform X2, which produces MYGRNELIARYIKLRTGKTRTRKQVSSHLQVLARRKSREIQSKLKAMNLDQVSKDKALQSMASMSSAQIVSASVLQNKFSPPSPLPQAVFSTSSRFWSSPPLLGQQPGPSQDIKPFAQPAYPVQPPLPPTLSSYEPLAPLPSAAASAPVWQDRTIASSRLRLLEYSAFMEVQRDPDTYSKHLFVHIGQTNPAFSDPPLEAVDVRQIYDKFPEKKGGLKELYEKGPPNAFFLVKFWADLNSTIQEGPGAFYGVSSQYSSAESMTISVSTKVCSFGKQVVEKVETEYARLENGRFVYRIHRSPMCEYMINFIHKLKHLPEKYMMNSVLENFTILQVVTSRDSQETLLVIAFVFEVSTSEHGAQHHVYKLVKD; this is translated from the exons gTCTCTAGCCACTTACAGGTTCTAGCCAGGCGGAAATCTCGGGAGATTCAATCCAAGCTGAAG GCCATGAACTTG gaccaGGTCTCCAAGGACAAAGCCCTCCAGAGCATGGCGTCCATGTCCTCGGCCCAGATTGTCTCCGCCAGCGTCCTACAGAACAAGTTCAGcccaccctcccctctgccccaggccgTCTTCTCCACTTCCTCACGG TTCTGGAGCAGCCCCCCTCTCCTGGGACAGCAGCCTGGACCCTCTCAGGA CATCAAGCCCTTTGCACAGCCAGCCTACCCTGTCCAGCCACCCCTGCCGCCAACACTCAGCA GTTACGAGCCCTTGGCCCCGCTCCCCTCAGCTGCTGCCTCCGCGCCCGTGTGGCAGGACCGCACCATCGCCTCCTCCAGGCTGCGGCTCCTCGAGTATTCCGCCTTCATGGAGGTGCAGCGAGACCCCGACACG TACAGCAAACACCTGTTTGTGCACATCGGCCAGACGAACCCCGCCTTCTCGGACCCGCCCCTGGAGGCGGTGGATGTGCGTCAGATCTACGACAAATTCCCCGAGAAGAAGGGTGGCCTGAAGGAGCTCTACGAGAAGGGGCCCCCTAATGCCTTCTTCCTCGTCAAGTTCTGG GCGGACCTCAACAGCACCATCCAGGAGGGCCCTGGAGCCTTCTACGGGGTCAGCTCCCAGTACAGCTCGGCCGAGAGCATGACCATCAGCGTCTCCACCAAGGTGTGCTCCTTTGGCAAGCAGGTGGTGGAGAAGGTGGAG ACCGAGTACGCCAGGCTGGAGAACGGGCGCTTCGTGTACCGCATCCACCGCTCGCCCATGTGCGAGTACATGATCAACTTCATCCACAAGCTGAAGCACCTGCCCGAGAAGTACATGATGAACAGCGTCCTGGAGAACTTCACCATCCTGCAG GTGGTCACCAGCCGGGACTCCCAGGAGACCCTGCTCGTCATTGCTTTCGTCTTCGAAGTCTCCACCAGCGAGCATGGAGCCCAGCACCACGTCTACAAGCTCGTCAAAGACTAG
- the TEAD3 gene encoding transcriptional enhancer factor TEF-5 isoform X1: protein MYGRNELIARYIKLRTGKTRTRKQVSSHIQVLARKKVREYQVGIKVSSHLQVLARRKSREIQSKLKAMNLDQVSKDKALQSMASMSSAQIVSASVLQNKFSPPSPLPQAVFSTSSRFWSSPPLLGQQPGPSQDIKPFAQPAYPVQPPLPPTLSSYEPLAPLPSAAASAPVWQDRTIASSRLRLLEYSAFMEVQRDPDTYSKHLFVHIGQTNPAFSDPPLEAVDVRQIYDKFPEKKGGLKELYEKGPPNAFFLVKFWADLNSTIQEGPGAFYGVSSQYSSAESMTISVSTKVCSFGKQVVEKVETEYARLENGRFVYRIHRSPMCEYMINFIHKLKHLPEKYMMNSVLENFTILQVVTSRDSQETLLVIAFVFEVSTSEHGAQHHVYKLVKD from the exons GTGTCCAGCCACATACAGGTTCTAGCTCGGAAGAAGGTGCGCGAGTACCAGGTTGGCATCAAG gTCTCTAGCCACTTACAGGTTCTAGCCAGGCGGAAATCTCGGGAGATTCAATCCAAGCTGAAG GCCATGAACTTG gaccaGGTCTCCAAGGACAAAGCCCTCCAGAGCATGGCGTCCATGTCCTCGGCCCAGATTGTCTCCGCCAGCGTCCTACAGAACAAGTTCAGcccaccctcccctctgccccaggccgTCTTCTCCACTTCCTCACGG TTCTGGAGCAGCCCCCCTCTCCTGGGACAGCAGCCTGGACCCTCTCAGGA CATCAAGCCCTTTGCACAGCCAGCCTACCCTGTCCAGCCACCCCTGCCGCCAACACTCAGCA GTTACGAGCCCTTGGCCCCGCTCCCCTCAGCTGCTGCCTCCGCGCCCGTGTGGCAGGACCGCACCATCGCCTCCTCCAGGCTGCGGCTCCTCGAGTATTCCGCCTTCATGGAGGTGCAGCGAGACCCCGACACG TACAGCAAACACCTGTTTGTGCACATCGGCCAGACGAACCCCGCCTTCTCGGACCCGCCCCTGGAGGCGGTGGATGTGCGTCAGATCTACGACAAATTCCCCGAGAAGAAGGGTGGCCTGAAGGAGCTCTACGAGAAGGGGCCCCCTAATGCCTTCTTCCTCGTCAAGTTCTGG GCGGACCTCAACAGCACCATCCAGGAGGGCCCTGGAGCCTTCTACGGGGTCAGCTCCCAGTACAGCTCGGCCGAGAGCATGACCATCAGCGTCTCCACCAAGGTGTGCTCCTTTGGCAAGCAGGTGGTGGAGAAGGTGGAG ACCGAGTACGCCAGGCTGGAGAACGGGCGCTTCGTGTACCGCATCCACCGCTCGCCCATGTGCGAGTACATGATCAACTTCATCCACAAGCTGAAGCACCTGCCCGAGAAGTACATGATGAACAGCGTCCTGGAGAACTTCACCATCCTGCAG GTGGTCACCAGCCGGGACTCCCAGGAGACCCTGCTCGTCATTGCTTTCGTCTTCGAAGTCTCCACCAGCGAGCATGGAGCCCAGCACCACGTCTACAAGCTCGTCAAAGACTAG
- the RPL10A gene encoding 60S ribosomal protein L10a: MSSKVSRDTLYEAVREVLHGNQRKRRKFLETVELQISLKNYDPQKDKRFSGTVRLKSTPRPKFSVCVLGDQQHCDEAKAVDIPHMDIEALKKLNKNKKLVKKLAKKYDAFLASESLIKQIPRILGPGLNKAGKFPSLLTHNENMVAKVDEVKSTIKFQMKKVLCLAVAVGHVKMTDDELVYNIHLAVNFLVSLLKKNWQNVRALYIKSTMGKPQRLY, translated from the exons ATGAG CAGCAAAGTCTCTCGCGACACCCTGTACGAGGCGGTGCGGGAGGTCCTGCACGGGAACCAGCGCAAGCGCCGGAA GTTTTTGGAGACGGTGGAGCTTCAGATCAGCCTGAAGAACTATGACCCACAGAAGGACAAACGCTTCTCGGGCACCGTCAG GCTTAAGTCTACTCCCCGCCCCAAGTTCTCCGTGTGTGTTCTGGGAGACCAGCAGCATTGTGATGAGGCCAAGGCTGTGGATATCCCGCACATGGACATCGAGGCACTGAAGAAACTCAACAAGAATAAGAAACTGGTCAAGAAGCTGG CCAAGAAGTATGATGCCTTTTTGGCTTCAGAATCTCTAATCAAGCAGATTCCACGAATCCTGGGCCCTGGCCTGAATAAGGCTGGCAAATTCCCTTCCTTGCTGACCCACAATGAGAACATGGTGGCCAAAGTTGATGAAGTGAAGTCCACGATCAAGTTCCAGATGAAGAAG GTGCTGTGTCTGGCAGTGGCTGTTGGCCACGTGAAGATGACAGATGATGAGCTTGTGTACAACATCCACTTAGCTGTCAACTTCCTGGTGTCATTGCTCAAGAAAAATTGGCAGAACGTCCGGGCTTTGTACATTAAGAGCACCATGGGCAAGCCCCAGCGCCTATACTAA
- the TEAD3 gene encoding transcriptional enhancer factor TEF-5 isoform X3: MNLDQVSKDKALQSMASMSSAQIVSASVLQNKFSPPSPLPQAVFSTSSRFWSSPPLLGQQPGPSQDIKPFAQPAYPVQPPLPPTLSSYEPLAPLPSAAASAPVWQDRTIASSRLRLLEYSAFMEVQRDPDTYSKHLFVHIGQTNPAFSDPPLEAVDVRQIYDKFPEKKGGLKELYEKGPPNAFFLVKFWADLNSTIQEGPGAFYGVSSQYSSAESMTISVSTKVCSFGKQVVEKVETEYARLENGRFVYRIHRSPMCEYMINFIHKLKHLPEKYMMNSVLENFTILQVVTSRDSQETLLVIAFVFEVSTSEHGAQHHVYKLVKD; encoded by the exons ATGAACTTG gaccaGGTCTCCAAGGACAAAGCCCTCCAGAGCATGGCGTCCATGTCCTCGGCCCAGATTGTCTCCGCCAGCGTCCTACAGAACAAGTTCAGcccaccctcccctctgccccaggccgTCTTCTCCACTTCCTCACGG TTCTGGAGCAGCCCCCCTCTCCTGGGACAGCAGCCTGGACCCTCTCAGGA CATCAAGCCCTTTGCACAGCCAGCCTACCCTGTCCAGCCACCCCTGCCGCCAACACTCAGCA GTTACGAGCCCTTGGCCCCGCTCCCCTCAGCTGCTGCCTCCGCGCCCGTGTGGCAGGACCGCACCATCGCCTCCTCCAGGCTGCGGCTCCTCGAGTATTCCGCCTTCATGGAGGTGCAGCGAGACCCCGACACG TACAGCAAACACCTGTTTGTGCACATCGGCCAGACGAACCCCGCCTTCTCGGACCCGCCCCTGGAGGCGGTGGATGTGCGTCAGATCTACGACAAATTCCCCGAGAAGAAGGGTGGCCTGAAGGAGCTCTACGAGAAGGGGCCCCCTAATGCCTTCTTCCTCGTCAAGTTCTGG GCGGACCTCAACAGCACCATCCAGGAGGGCCCTGGAGCCTTCTACGGGGTCAGCTCCCAGTACAGCTCGGCCGAGAGCATGACCATCAGCGTCTCCACCAAGGTGTGCTCCTTTGGCAAGCAGGTGGTGGAGAAGGTGGAG ACCGAGTACGCCAGGCTGGAGAACGGGCGCTTCGTGTACCGCATCCACCGCTCGCCCATGTGCGAGTACATGATCAACTTCATCCACAAGCTGAAGCACCTGCCCGAGAAGTACATGATGAACAGCGTCCTGGAGAACTTCACCATCCTGCAG GTGGTCACCAGCCGGGACTCCCAGGAGACCCTGCTCGTCATTGCTTTCGTCTTCGAAGTCTCCACCAGCGAGCATGGAGCCCAGCACCACGTCTACAAGCTCGTCAAAGACTAG